From Macaca mulatta isolate MMU2019108-1 chromosome 1, T2T-MMU8v2.0, whole genome shotgun sequence, the proteins below share one genomic window:
- the OR14A2 gene encoding olfactory receptor 14A2 → MANVTLVTGFLLTGFSNVQKLQILYGVLFLLIYLAALMSNLLIITLTTLDIKLQTPMYFFLKNLSFLDVFLVSIPIPKFIVNNLTHNNSISILGCAFQLLLMTSFSAGEIFLLTAMSYDHYVAICCPLHYEVVMNTGVCVLMASASWAVGGLFGTVYTAGTFSMPFCGCSVIPQFFCDVASLLRISCSETLMVIYAGIGVGACLSISCFICIVISYIYIFSTVLKIPTTKGQSKAFSTCLPHLIVFTVFIITAYFVYLKPPSNSPSVLDRLLSVIYTVMPPVFNPVIYSLRNDDMKRALIRLLQNTYGQEAYFI, encoded by the coding sequence ATGGCCAATGTCACCTTGGTGACAGGATTTCTTCTTACGGGGTTTTCCAATGTCCAGAAGCTGCAGATTTTATACGGTGTGCTCTTCCTACTGATTTACCTGGCAGCCCTAATGAGTAACCTTCTCATCATTACTCTCACTACCCTAGACATAAAGCTCCAAACACCCATGTACTTCTTCCTGAAGAACTTATCCTTTTTGGATGTCTTCCTGGTGTCTATTCCAATCCCAAAATTCATTGTCAACAACCTAACCCACAACAATTCCATTTCCATTCTAGGATGTGCCTTCCAGCTACTTTTAATGACTTCCTTCTCAGCAGGTGAGATATTTCTCCTCACTGCCATGTCCTATGACCACTATGTAGCCATCTGCTGTCCCCTGCACTACGAGGTAGTCATGAATACTGGCGTCTGTGTGTTAATGGCAAGTGCTTCCTGGGCCGTTGGAGGGCTCTTTGGTACTGTGTACACAGCTGGCACATTTTCCATGCCTTTCTGTGGCTGCAGTGTGATCCCACAGTTTTTCTGTGATGTTGCTTCATTACTAAGGATTTCCTGTTCTGAAACACTCATGGTAATTTATGCAGGTATTGGAGTTGGTGCGTGTTTAAGCATTTCTTGTTTCATCTGTATTGTGATCTCTTACATTTATATCTTCTCCACTGTACTGAAGATCCCTACCACTAAAGGTCAGTCAAAAGCTTTTTCCACATGCCTCCCCCATCTCATTGTTTTCACTGTTTTTATCATAACtgcttattttgtttatcttaagCCACCTTCGAATTCACCATCTGTTCTTGACAGGCTGCTCTCTGTGATCTACACTGTGATGCCTCCAGTATTTAACCCTGTAATCTACAGCCTGCGGAATGATGACATGAAACGTGCTCTGATAAGGTTGTTGCAAAACACATATGGCCAGGAGGCTTACTTCATTTAA
- the OR6F1 gene encoding olfactory receptor 6F1 encodes MNPVLFLFLGLCDWVKGLDAGTLFSGLSITMDTGNKTLPQDFLLLGFPGSQTLQISLFMLFLVMYILTVSGNVAILMLVRTSHQLHTPMYFFLSNLSFLEILYTTAAVPKALAILLGRSQTISFTSCLLQMYLVFSLGCTEYFLLAAMAYDHYLAICYPLHYGTIMSSLLSAQLALGSWICGFMAIAVPTALISGLSFCGPPAINHFFCDIAPWIALACTSTQAVELVAFVIAFVVILSSFLITLISYIYIISTILRIPSASGRSKAFSTCSSHLTVVLIWYGSTIFLHVRTSIKDALDLTKAVHILNTVVTPVLNPFIYTLRNKKVRETLLKKWKGK; translated from the coding sequence ATGAATccagttctttttctctttctaggaCTGTGTGATTGGGTTAAAGGGCTCGATGCGGGGACTCTGTTTTCTGGTTTAAGTATCACAATGGACACAGGCAACAAAACTCTGCCCCAGGATTTTCTCTTACTGGGCTTTCCTGGTTCTCAAACTCTTCAGATCTCTCTCTTCATGCTTTTTCTGGTGATGTACATCCTCACAGTTAGTGGTAATGTGGCTATCTTGATGTTGGTGAGGACCTCCCATCAGTTGCATACCCCCATGTACTTCTTTCTGAGCAACCTCTCCTTCCTGGAGATTTTGTATACCACAGCTGCAGTCCCCAAAGCACTGGCCATCCTACTGGGGAGAAGTCAGACCATATCATTTACAAGCTGTCTTTTGCAGATGTACCTTGTTTTCTCATTAGGCTGCACAGAGTACTTCCTCCTGGCAGCCATGGCTTATGACCACTATCTCGCCATCTGCTATCCTCTACACTACGGAACCATCATGAGTAGCCTGCTCTCAGCGCAGCTGGCCCTGGGCTCCTGGATCTGTGGTTTCATGGCCATTGCAGTGCCCACAGCCCTCATCAGTGGCCTGTCCTTCTGTGGCCCCCCTGCCATCAACCACTTCTTCTGTGACATTGCACCCTGGATTGCCTTGGCCTGCACCAGCACACAGGCAGTAGAGCTTGTGGCCTTTGTGATTGCTTTTGTGGTCATCCTGAGTTCATTCCTCATCACTCTTATCTCCTACATCTACATCATCAGCACCATCCTCAGGATCCCCTCTGCCAGTGGCCGGAGCAAAGCCTTTTCCACATGCTCCTCGCATCTCACTGTGGTGCTCATTTGGTATGGGTCCACGATTTTCCTTCACGTCCGCACCTCTATCAAAGATGCCTTGGATCTGACCAAAGCTGTCCACATCCTGAACACCGTGGTGACTCCAGTTTTAAACCCCTTCATCTATACACTTCGTAATAAGAAAGTAAGAGAAACTCTGCTGAAGAAATGGAAGGGAAAATAA